One region of Triticum aestivum cultivar Chinese Spring chromosome 6B, IWGSC CS RefSeq v2.1, whole genome shotgun sequence genomic DNA includes:
- the LOC123135553 gene encoding ATP-dependent helicase BRM isoform X1, which translates to MRLASPVQASPATTGSRASGICASWFLAGFGTVARSVLGLFSGRSGLTLLFLSAMMQQQQQQQSYQAGMPHGMMGGGGGFPQSSGPMGPFQGQRGLPQPGGPQGLVVGQQYSQSTMQQQQAYMQFLMQQQKSHGMQLQQQQQQQQQAKMNMAGPSTRDQDAAANPAKMQELMSLQAQAQAQAQAQAQAQAQAQAQMLKRQSEHLQQAEKQPEQGQRAGSEQRSADMRPPVPPQGIPGQQMSSAGMVRPMQPMQGQVGMASMGGIPLQAIHAWAKEQKIDLSDPANASLISQIIPIWQSRMAAMQKQNTTNMAAQQQQQQQQQQQQQQQQNQQMLPRQANSDAPVNGNNPGQAPLKPRQPPLPSSSVSAGAETKMANPSNLQMQQQFSAQSSNERAVRPPMTMGNAGQMMHMTQSSVHGNKISEQPNPKNTLASSEAMQLQYARQLQQANRATAPTATPGETGGSQAPTQGGRPNSNFTKHQLHVLKAQILAFRRLKRGDRTLPPEVLELIMSPPPLPDSQTQLVSGPPVIPNRERAASVNADEQGRPMESGDKAPEKPLLLKGPSLPKAEVSASEEKTGSASGPMQVKEVPPKEPLRILPVSAPEQSNTAPIKSEQEPERGAQRTPGRSDYSGERGKSVPTDSGSADAEQAKRAASTSSAPSPRDVPRKYHGPLFDFPSFTRKHDSMPPANYNGSLALGYDMKDLLAQEGMMVLGKKREDNLKKISGLLSINLERKRIRPDLVLRLQIEEKKLKLLERQARMRDEVEEVQQEIMAMPDRIYRKFVKQCERQRVELIRQVQQMQKASREKQLKSIFQWRKKLLEAHWAIRDARITRNRGVAKYHERMLREFSKKKDDDRSKRMEALKNNDVERYRQILLEQQTSVPGDAAQRYNVLSSFLSQTEEYLYKLGGKITATKNQQQVEEAANAAAAAARAQGLSEEEVKAAAQCAGQEVMIRNTFSEMNAPREENASVNKYYMLAHAVSEKVTKQPSLLRLGTLRDYQLVGLQWMLSLYNNKLNGILADEMGLGKTVQVMALIAYLMEFKGNYGPHLIIVPNAVLVNWKSELLNWLPSASCIFYVGAKDQRQKLFSQEVLAVKFNVLVTTYEFVMFDRSKLSRIDWKYIIIDEAQRMKDRESVLARDLDRYRCQRRLLLTGTPLQNDLKELWSLLNLLLPEVFDNRKAFQDWFSKPFQRDAPTPNEEDDWLETEKKVIIIHRLHQILEPFMLRRRVEDVEGSLPRKDSIVLRCKMSAIQGAIYDWIKSTGTIRVDPEDEKIRIQRNPMYQAKTYKNLQNKCMELRKVCNHPLLSYPFMNYYGKDFIIRSCGKLWNLDRILIKLHRSGHRVLLFSTMTKLLDILEDYLQWRQLAYRRIDGTTSLEDRESAIVDFNRPGSECFIFLLSIRAAGRGLNLQSADTVVIYDPDPNPQNEEQAVARAHRIGQTREVKVIYMEAVVDNISSYHKEDELRNGGSGDLEDDLAGKDRYMGSIESLIRNNIQQYKIDMADEVINAGRFDQRTTHEERRMTLETLLHDEERYQESLHDVPSLQEVNRMIARTEEEVELFDQMDEEFDWTGDMMKHNQVPKWLRVGSTDVDCVVASLTKKPARNASGSAPDNGDKLEKRRGRPTGSGKYSIYREYEDEDDEESEEDDEERNTPSHPEEEAGESEEEEENDDSVPDDDNKDQSEEEEPNNDDGYDLQQGTGSGKGHKSEEAGSTGSSSGSRRLPPPAPSSSLKKLRSLSALDSRPGTFSKRTSDDLEDGEIALSGDSHMDLQQSGSWNHDRDDGEDEQVLQPKIKRKRSLRTRPRPSTDKQEDRSGADGTFPQRGARLLFPGDGDYDSQQDAHALADPTSRQQDTVHPIVKQKRNMPSGKASPASRAGKSTHLSGSAEGSAEHSKQNWSNKVISSAGTKMSDSMQRKCKNVISKLWRRIGKEGHQKIPNIASWWRRNENSSSKGVAGSTLDLQKIELRVDGLEYGSVAEFIADMQQMLKSVVQHFGYRHEVRVEAEILHNLFFNIMKIAFPDSDFQEMKDSLSFSNPGGGASGTAVPSAKHLASGLKRRSATTEAEQHGPGSGKHSSHHASAGEAPSRAKPDRDSRHSGPGSRDQSLDSPGLPLHPGDLFIAKKKRQDRARSSIGSPSSSGPRGPLSPTSTGRLGPVPSPRGARTPFQRDSHPSQQSMPGWGAHSDRGGSSPPGIGDIHWAKPAKRQRTDTSKRRPSHL; encoded by the exons ATGCGTCTTGCGTCTCCGGTCCAGGCTTCTCCGGCGACGACGGGGTCCCGTGCGTCTGGAATTTGTGCTTCTTGGTTTCTTGCTGGGTTTGGGACTGTTGCGCGTTCAGTCTTGGGATTGTTCTCGGGCCGATCTGGATTGACCCTCCTGTTCCTCTCG GCGatgatgcagcagcagcagcagcagcaatcctaCCAGGCCGGCATGCCGCATGGTATGATGGGTGGAGGGGGCGGCTTCCCCCAGTCCTCGGGCCCGATGGGGCCGTTCCAGGGCCAGAGGGGCCTGCCCCAGCCCGGTGGACCGCAGGGCCTGGTTGTGGGCCAGCAGTACAGCCAGAGCACAATGCAGCAGCAGCAGGCGTACATGCAGTTTCTGATGCAGCAGCAGAAGTCGCATGGGAtgcaactccagcagcagcagcagcagcagcagcaggccaaGATGAATATGGCAGGACCGTCCACAAGGGACCAGGATGCGGCTGCCAACCCCGCCAAGATGCAGGAGCTCATGTCCCTTCAGGCCCAGGCCCAGGCCCAGGCTCAGGCTCAGGCCCAGGCCCAGGCGCAGGCGCAGGCGCAGATGCTTAAGAGGCAATCCGAGCATCTTCAGCAGGCGGAGAAGCAGCCGGAGCAGGGGCAGCGGGCCGGTAGCGAGCAAAGGAGCGCTGACATGAGGCCTCCTGTGCCACCACAAGGAATCCCTGGGCAGCAGATGTCATCAGCTGGTATGGTGAGGCCGATGCAGCCAATGCAAGGTCAAGTGGGCATGGCCAGCATGGGTGGTATCCCGTTGCAAGCTATCCATGCCTGGGCAAAGGAGCAGAAAATCGATCTGTCTGATCCTGCAAATGCAAGTCTCATTTCTCAAATCATACCTATCTGGCAGTCCAGGATGGCTGCCATGCAGAAGCAGAACACGACAAACATGGCTgcacagcagcaacagcaacagcagcagcagcagcagcagcaacagcagcagaatCAGCAAATGCTTCCTAGGCAGGCGAACAGTGATGCCCCAGTAAATGGGAATAATCCTGGTCAGGCTCCATTGAAGCCCCGGCAGCCTCCCCTGCCTAGTTCTTCTGTGTCTGCTGGAGCAGAGACAAAGATGGCGAATCCAAGCAACTTGCAGATGCAGCAGCAGTTTTCTGCCCAAAGTTCAAATGAGAGGGCTGTGAGGCCGCCCATGACAATGGGCAACGCCGGGCAAATGATGCATATGACCCAAAGTTCTGTACACGGGAATAAGATTTCTGAGCAGCCCAATCCAAAGAATACCCTTGCGAGTTCAGAAGCGATGCAGCTGCAGTATGCAAGACAGTTGCAGCAGGCTAATCGAGCTACCGCCCCTACAGCAACTCCTGGTGAAACAGGAGGATCACAGGCCCCAACTCAAGGTGGTCGGCCGAATTCGAATTTCACAAAACATCAACTTCATGTACTTAAAGCTCAAATATTAGCTTTTCGGCGTCTGAAG CGTGGTGACCGTACGCTCCCACCGGAAGTTCTTGAATTAATCATGTCTCCTCCGCCACTGCCGGACTCGCAGACACAGCTGGTCTCTGGACCTCCAGTAATACCCAATCGTGAAAGGGCTGCTTCAGTCAATGCTGATGAACAAGGAAGGCCCATGGAGAGTGGTGATAAAGCTCCTGAAAAACCTCTATTGTTGAAGGGACCCTCTTTACCAAAGGCGGAGGTTTCTGCTTCGGAAGAGAAAACTGGTTCTGCAAGTGGGCCCATGCAAGTGAAGGAAGTTCCGCCCAAGGAGCCTCTTAGAATTTTACCAGTTTCTGCACCTGAACAAAGTAACACTGCTCCCATTAAATCTGAGCAGGAACCAGAAAGGGGTGCCCAGCGAACACCTGGGAGAAGTGATTACAGTGGTGAAAGGGGAAAATCTGTACCGACCGATAGTGGCTCGGCAGATGCTGAGCAGGCAAAAAGAGCTGCCTCTACAAGTAGCGCACCATCTCCAAGGGATGTTCCCAGAAAATATCATGGTCCATTATTTGATTTCCCGTCCTTTACTAGGAAACATGATTCCATGCCCCCTGCAAATTACAACGGTAGTTTGGCACTTGGTTATGACATGAAAGATTTGTTGGCTCAGGAAGGCATGATGGTTCTTGGCAAGAAACGAGAGGATAACTTGAAAAAGATTAGCGGCTTGCTTTCAATTAATCTAGAGAGGAAAAGGATCCGGCCAGATCTTGTTTTGAGGCTACAGATTGAAGAAAAAAAGCTGAAACTCCTAGAGCGTCAGGCTCGCATGAGGGATGAAGTTGAAGAGGTGCAACAAGAAATAATGGCGATGCCTGATAGGATATACAGGAAGTTTGTCAAGCAATGCGAGCGTCAACGCGTCGAGCTTATAAGGCAAGTTCAGCAGATGCAAAAGGCCTCGAGAGAGAAGCAGCTGAAATCCATTTTCCAATGGCGCAAGAAGCTTTTGGAAGCACATTGGGCTATTCGTGATGCACGAATAACTCGTAACAGAGGGGTGGCCAAGTACCATGAAAGGATGTTGAGGGAATTCTCAAAGAAGAAGGATGATGATCGAAGCAAAAGAATGGAGGCACTAAAAAACAATGATGTGGAACGATATCGTCAAATACTATTGGAACAACAAACTAGTGTTCCTGGTGACGCAGCTCAAAGATACAATGTTCTATCTTCGTTCTTATCCCAGACTGAAGAGTACCTTTATAAACTCGGTGGGAAAATTACTGCTACCAAGAATCAGCAACAAGTAGAAGAGGCAGCAAATGCTGCAGCAGCAGCTGCACGGGCACAG GGTCTTTCTGAAGAAGAAGTGAAGGCTGCTGCACAATGTGCTGGCCAGGAGGTTATGATAAGAAACACATTCTCGGAGATGAATGCACCAAGGGAGGAAAATGCATCTGTTAACAA GTACTACATGTTAGCTCATGCTGTGAGTGAAAAAGTAACAAAGCAGCCCTCACTTTTGAGATTAGGAACTTTAAGGGACTACCAACTG GTGGGCCTTCAGTGGATGCTTTCACTCTACAATAACAAATTGAATGGCATTTTGGCTGATGAGATGGGTCTTGGCAAGACTGTACAG GTTATGGCATTGATTGCATACTTGATGGAGTTTAAAGGGAACTATGGACCACATCTCATAATAGTGCCAAATGCTGTCTTGGTCAATTGGAAG AGTGAACTGCTAAATTGGTTACCATCCGCATCTTGCATCTTTTATGTTGGTGCAAAGGATCAAAGGCAAAAGTTGTTCTCTCAA GAGGTTTTGGCTGTCAAATTTAATGTTCTTGTGACAACATATGAATTCGTTATGTTTGATCGTTCTAAGCTTTCAAGAATTGACTGGAAGTACATTATAATTGATGAGGCCCAACGAATGAAGGACAGAGAGTCAGTCTTGGCCCGTGATCTTGATCGCTATCGTTGCCAGCGACGTCTCCTTCTCACTGGCACTCCTCTACAG AATGATCTCAAGGAGCTTTGGTCCCTTCTAAACTTGTTGCTTCCAGAAGTGTTTGACAACCGCAAGGCATTTCAAGATTGGTTCTCAAAGCCTTTTCAGAGGGATGCTCCTACACCTAACGAAGAAGATGATTGGTTGGAGACCGAGAAGAAAGTGATTATTATTCACAGGCTTCATCAAATTTTGGAACCTTTTATGCTACGTAGGCGTGTTGAAGATGTTGAAGGTTCACTTCCACGGAAG GACTCTATTGTTTTGAGGTGCAAAATGTCTGCCATTCAAGGTGCTATATATGATTGGATCAAATCCACTGGCACCATTAGAGTCGATCCGGAAGATGAGAAAATACGTATCCAAAGAAATCCAATGTACCAGGCCAAGACATATAAGAATCTCCAAAACAAATGCATGGAACTGAGGAAAGTCTGCAACCATCCTTTGCTCTCATATCCCTTTATGAATTACTACGGGAAGGATTTTATTATCAGATCTTGTGGGAAGTTGTGGAATCTTGATAGGATTTTAATCAAGCTTCATAGATCTGGTCACCGTGTTCTCCTCTTTAGCACTATGACAAAACTTCTTGACATCCTGGAGGACTATTTGCAATGGAGGCAACTTGCTTACAGGCGAATTGATGGAACAACTAGCTTGGAGGACCGTGAATCAGCAATTGTTGATTTTAATAGGCCTGGTTCTGAGTGTTTTATATTCTTGCTTAGTATCCGTGCTGCTGGTAGAGGTCTGAATCTTCAGAGTGCAGACACTGTTGTAATTTATGACCCCGATCCCAATCCACAAAATGAAGAACAAGCTGTTGCAAGGGCCCATCGTATAGGGCAGACTAGGGAGGTAAAGGTTATTTACATGGAGGCTGTTGTTGATAACATCTCAAGTTATCACAAAGAGGATGAATTGAGGAACGGAGGAAGTGGAGATCTGGAGGATGACCTTGCTGGAAAGGACAGATACATGGGTTCAATCGAAAGTCTCATCCGCAATAATATCCAACAGTACAAAATTGATATGGCAGATGAAGTCATTAATGCTGGTCGTTTTGATCAAAGAACGACCCATGAGGAAAGGCGCATGACCTTGGAGACCCTGCTGCATGATGAAGAGAGGTATCAAGAAAGTCTTCATGATGTTCCTTCGCTGCAGGAAGTTAATCGCATGATTGCTCGGACTGAAGAGGAAGTCGAGCTCTTTGATcagatggatgaagaattcgattGGACAGGAGATATGATGAAGCATAATCAGGTTCCAAAGTGGCTCCGTGTTGGCTCTACAGATGTTGACTGTGTTGTGGCGAGCTTAACCAAAAAGCCTGCCAGAAATGCATCTGGCAGTGCTCCTGACAATGGTGACAAACTCGAGAAAAGAAGGGGGAGACCCACGGGGTCTGGTAAGTACTCTATCTACAGGGagtatgaagatgaagatgatgaggagtctgaagaagatgatgaagagaggAATACACCATCTCACcctgaagaagaagcaggagaatctgaagaggaagaggaaaatgATGATTCAGTACCCGATGATGATAACAAAGATCAATCGGAGGAAGAAGAGCCTAACAACGATGATGGGTACGATCTTCAACAAGGGACAGGAAGTGGAAAAGGTCACAAGTCTGAAGAAGCTGGCTCTACAGGATCTTCATCTGGAAGCAGGAGATTACCACCACCCGCCCCTTCCTCATCTTTGAAGAAGTTGCGGTCTCTATCTGCATTAGATTCCCGCCCAGGCACTTTTTCAAAAAGAACT TCAGATGACTTGGAGGACGGAGAGATTGCATTATCAGGGGACTCACATATGGATCTACAGCAATCAGGAAGCTGGAACCATGACCGGGATGATGGTGAGGATGAACAGGTCCTGCAGCCAAAAATAAAACGCAAAAGGAGTCTCCGAACTCGTCCAAGACCTAGCACCGATAAACAGGAAGATAGATCTGGTGCAGATGGTACCTTCCCCCAACGTGGTGCTCGCCTTTTATTCCCAGGAGATGGTGATTATGATTCACAGCAAGATGCCCATGCTCTTGCAGATCCTACTTCCAGGCAGCAAGACACAGTTCATCCGATAGTGAAGCAGAAGCGTAACATGCCATCTGGAAAGGCCTCTCCTGCTTCTAGGGCAGGGAAGTCCACCCACTTGTCTGGGTCTGCCGAGGGATCTGCTGAACACTCTAAGCAGAATTGGAGCAACAAGGTCATCAGTTCTGCTGGCACAAAGATGTCTGACAGCATGCAAAGAAAG TGCAAGAATGTAATAAGCAAGCTTTGGAGGAGAATTGGCAAAGAGGGACACCAAAAGATACCCAACATAGCTTCTTGGTGGCGAAGGAATGAAAATTCTTCATCCAAAGGTGTGGCTGGAAGCACCCTCGACCTACAGAAAATCGAATTGCGAGTTGACGGATTAGAGTATGGCAGCGTAGCTGAGTTCATAGCGGACATGCAACAGATGTTGAAGAGTGTGGTTCAACATTTTGGCTACAGACACGAG GTCCGGGTAGAAGCTGAGATTCTCCACAACCTATTCTTCAACATAATGAAGATCGCCTTCCCAGACTCTGACTTCCAAGAGATGAAGGACTCGCTGTCGTTTTCGAATCCCGGAGGTGGTGCAAGCGGCACGGCTGTCCCATCAGCAAAGCACCTGGCTTCAGGCCTGAAGCGCCGGTCCGCCACCACTGAAGCGGAGCAGCATGGTCCCGGCAGCGGCAAGCACAGCAGCCATCACGCGTCGGCCGGCGAGGCTCCTAGCCGGGCCAAACCCGACAGGGACTCGAGGCATTCAGGACCAGGAAGCAGGGACCAGAGCCTCGACAGCCCAGGGCTGCCGCTGCACCCTGGCGACCTGTTCATCGCCAAGAAGAAGAGGCAAGACCGGGCTCGGTCCAGCATCGGGTCGCCCTCCAGCTCAGGCCCCCGAGGACCGCTCTCCCCGACCAGCACCGGCCGGTTGGGCCCGGTGCCGTCGCCCAGAGGCGCGAGGACGCCGTTCCAGAGGGACTCTCACCCGTCCCAGCAGTCCATGCCCGGGTGGGGCGCGCACTCGGACCGCGGGGGGAGCTCGCCGCCCGGCATCGGGGACATCCACTGGGCCAAGCCCGCCAAGCGGCAGCGGACCGACACCAGCAAGAGGCGGCCGAGCCACTTGTGA